One genomic segment of Brassica napus cultivar Da-Ae chromosome A3, Da-Ae, whole genome shotgun sequence includes these proteins:
- the LOC106441788 gene encoding uncharacterized protein LOC106441788 produces MTNVNAPVSERTLVTYLLNGLYAKYDNIINVIMHSQPLPTFDQARSMLLLEEERLGKGKKTWLNKDESSSSAKVLNVTPSQPEQKSNNSNFQQRNFQNRENSARNRGRGRSTNNQQRQFFNQWSAPYWQTGYPMWPQQQFNPLMQLPQQSHPQQGLLGPRPQQQLLVQGPHNNAVNQQIPTTDFASAFNTMTLVDPTDGQWYMDSGATAHLTNAAGNLQVSCLVDPSFFSQDIEVDAKFFLVIFSFTCSRTSAVC; encoded by the coding sequence ATGACCAATGTCAATGCTCCGGTCTCCGAAAGAACATTGGTTACCTATCTGCTCAACGGACTCTACGCGAAGTACGACAACATAATCAACGTCATCATGCATAGTCAACCTTTACCGACGTTTGATCAAGCGCGTTCCATGCTCCTCTTGGAGGAGGAGCGACTAGGAAAAGGCAAAAAGACCTGGCTTAACAAAGAtgagtcttcttcttctgctaaGGTTCTCAACGTCACCCCAAGCCAACCAGAACAGAAATCAAACAACTCAAACTTTCAGCAACGCAActttcaaaacagagaaaacagtGCCCGTAACCGCGGTAGAGGTCGCTCCACCAACAATCAACAACGACAGTTCTTCAATCAATGGAGCGCACCATACTGGCAAACAGGATATCCAATGTGGCCACAACAACAGTTCAATCCATTGATGCAGCTACCCCAGCAGTCGCACCCACAGCAGGGACTACTCGGCCCGCGTCCTCAACAACAGCTCCTAGTACAAGGACCACACAACAATGCCGTTAATCAGCAAATACCCACCACAGATTTCGCCTCAGCCTTCAACACGATGACCCTAGTCGACCCCACAGACGGCCAGTGGTATATGGATTCAGGCGCAACTGCTCACCTCACAAATGCGGCAGGTAATCTTCAAGTTTCATGTTTAGTGGACCCAAGTTTCTTCTCACAAGATATAGAAGTAGATGCTAAATTTTTTCTAGTCATATTTTCTTTCACATGTAGTAGGACTAGTGCAGTGTGTTGA